A region of Staphylococcus sp. IVB6181 DNA encodes the following proteins:
- a CDS encoding ABC transporter permease, whose protein sequence is MTKLNKFLFVPYLIWMVGFIIIPVILLVYFSFLDIHGHFSFSNYQQIFSLRYLKMMGISIFYAAVITLVTLIISYPAAYFIRQSAHQNLWILILIIPTWINLLLKTYAFIGIFSHDGIINQILGVMHLPKIELLFTAAAFIIVASYIYIPFMILPIFNSMKSIPDNLLQASTDLGANKWITLRKVILPLTKAGVLSGIQVTFIPALSLFMITRLIAGNKVINIGTSIEEQFLVIQNYGMGSTIAIALIVFMAFVLVITKSGNEGGRRS, encoded by the coding sequence ATGACAAAATTAAATAAATTTTTATTTGTGCCGTATTTGATTTGGATGGTTGGGTTTATTATCATTCCAGTCATTTTATTAGTCTATTTTTCATTTTTAGATATTCATGGGCATTTCAGTTTCAGCAATTATCAGCAAATATTCAGTCTGCGTTATTTGAAGATGATGGGAATCTCTATTTTCTATGCGGCAGTGATTACGCTTGTCACATTGATAATCAGTTATCCTGCGGCTTATTTTATTCGTCAATCAGCCCATCAAAATTTATGGATACTGATCTTAATCATACCGACTTGGATTAATTTACTGCTCAAGACGTATGCATTTATCGGGATTTTCAGTCATGATGGTATTATCAATCAAATATTAGGTGTGATGCATCTTCCGAAAATAGAATTATTATTTACTGCAGCTGCCTTTATTATTGTAGCAAGTTATATTTACATTCCATTTATGATCTTGCCGATATTCAACAGTATGAAATCAATCCCTGATAATCTGCTTCAAGCTTCTACTGATTTAGGAGCGAATAAGTGGATTACATTGCGCAAAGTGATTTTGCCTTTGACGAAAGCAGGGGTATTATCTGGTATACAAGTCACATTTATTCCTGCACTTTCATTATTCATGATTACACGCTTGATTGCAGGTAATAAAGTCATCAATATCGGGACATCGATAGAAGAACAATTTCTGGTGATACAAAACTATGGCATGGGTTCTACCATTGCGATTGCTTTAATTGTCTTTATGGCATTCGTTTTAGTCATCACGAAATCAGGCAACGAGGGAGGGCGCAGATCATGA
- a CDS encoding helix-turn-helix domain-containing protein has translation MDIGLNLRNLRKIKRLTQEELAERTDLSKGYISQIESGQSSPSMETFLQLLEVLGTTPERFFKGEEQEKVLYPKAEQAVYDEYDDGYILNWPVARSNDFEMEPLILTLRPQTAYKAFKPSDSDTFVYCLKGELTLTLGETVYHAKKGDALYFKAHEKHQLSNTTQSEVKAMIVATASYL, from the coding sequence ATGGATATTGGATTGAATTTGCGCAATCTGCGAAAGATAAAACGATTGACGCAAGAAGAATTAGCAGAACGTACGGATTTGTCAAAAGGCTATATTTCGCAAATTGAAAGCGGACAGTCATCTCCCAGTATGGAAACCTTTTTGCAGCTGCTGGAAGTGTTAGGCACGACACCAGAACGTTTCTTTAAAGGAGAAGAACAAGAAAAAGTACTGTACCCTAAAGCGGAACAAGCAGTCTATGATGAATATGATGACGGTTATATTTTAAATTGGCCGGTCGCAAGATCGAATGACTTTGAAATGGAACCTTTGATTTTGACTTTGCGTCCGCAAACAGCCTATAAGGCATTCAAGCCATCTGACTCTGATACTTTTGTGTACTGTTTAAAAGGTGAACTGACATTAACGTTAGGCGAAACAGTGTATCATGCCAAAAAAGGAGATGCACTCTACTTTAAAGCACATGAAAAACACCAGCTGTCTAACACAACCCAATCTGAAGTGAAAGCCATGATAGTGGCGACCGCATCGTATTTATAG
- a CDS encoding dihydrolipoamide acetyltransferase family protein produces the protein MAFEFKLPDIGEGIHEGEIVKWFVKAGDKIEEDDILCEVQNDKSVVEIPSPVSGTIEEVVVDEGTVAVVGDTIIKIDSPDAEEMSFKGGHSHEGDAEEDKAGDAGQEETKEQAASVSEEGSDHFERSASSEEEVDENRRVKAMPSVRKFARENDVNIKAVQGTGKNGRITKADVEAYLSGDAPSAESTETASEAAPAQEAASAPVSAEGEYPETREKIPAMRKAIAKAMVNSKHTAPHVTLMDEVEVQALWDHRKKFKEIAAEQGTKLTFLPYVVKALVSALKKYPALNTEFDDANGEVVHKHYWNIGIAADTDRGLLVPVVKHADRKSMFEISDEINELAVKARDGKLTSDEMKGASCTISNIGSAGGQWFTPVINHPEVAILGIGRIAQKPIVKDGEIVAAPVLALSLSFDHRQIDGATGQNAMNHIKRLLNNPELLLMEG, from the coding sequence GTGGCATTTGAATTTAAATTACCCGATATTGGTGAAGGTATCCACGAAGGTGAAATTGTAAAGTGGTTTGTTAAAGCTGGAGACAAAATTGAAGAAGACGATATTCTATGTGAGGTTCAAAACGACAAATCTGTAGTAGAAATCCCTTCTCCAGTTTCAGGAACAATTGAAGAAGTTGTAGTAGACGAAGGTACTGTAGCAGTAGTCGGCGATACAATTATCAAAATCGATTCACCAGATGCAGAAGAAATGTCATTCAAAGGCGGACACAGCCATGAAGGCGATGCTGAAGAAGACAAAGCCGGCGATGCTGGTCAAGAAGAAACTAAAGAACAAGCAGCTTCTGTTTCAGAAGAAGGTTCTGACCATTTTGAAAGATCAGCTTCATCTGAAGAAGAAGTAGATGAAAACAGAAGAGTTAAAGCTATGCCTTCTGTACGTAAATTTGCTCGTGAAAACGATGTAAACATCAAAGCTGTTCAAGGTACTGGCAAAAACGGCCGTATCACTAAAGCTGACGTTGAAGCTTACTTAAGCGGAGATGCTCCAAGTGCTGAATCAACTGAAACAGCATCTGAAGCAGCACCAGCACAAGAAGCTGCATCAGCACCTGTATCAGCTGAAGGCGAATATCCAGAAACACGCGAAAAAATCCCTGCAATGCGTAAAGCAATTGCGAAAGCAATGGTTAACTCTAAACATACTGCGCCTCACGTAACATTGATGGACGAAGTAGAAGTTCAAGCATTATGGGATCACCGTAAGAAATTCAAAGAAATTGCTGCGGAACAAGGTACTAAATTAACATTCTTACCTTACGTTGTTAAAGCATTAGTTTCAGCACTTAAGAAATACCCAGCATTAAATACTGAATTTGATGATGCAAACGGTGAAGTAGTTCATAAACATTACTGGAACATCGGTATTGCTGCTGATACAGACCGCGGTCTATTAGTTCCTGTTGTTAAACATGCTGATCGCAAATCAATGTTCGAAATTTCAGATGAAATTAATGAGCTTGCTGTTAAAGCACGCGACGGTAAATTAACTTCTGACGAAATGAAAGGTGCTTCATGCACAATTAGTAACATCGGTTCTGCAGGCGGTCAATGGTTCACACCTGTAATTAACCACCCTGAAGTGGCTATCTTAGGTATCGGCCGTATCGCTCAAAAACCAATTGTTAAGGATGGAGAAATTGTAGCAGCGCCTGTATTAGCATTATCATTAAGCTTTGACCATAGACAAATTGACGGTGCTACTGGTCAAAACGCAATGAACCACATCAAACGTTTATTAAATAATCCAGAATTATTATTAATGGAGGGGTAA
- a CDS encoding YkyA family protein, producing MKVNKTLGLVIASSLLLGACTTDSHDIKEYNKTLKQAVEKENTAVKVGEKLNKLTNEKNDLAKKINGKDTSKVVDTSKKIVNNINQREDEFKKEEQAFDASEKKFEEAKKKTKDLRNKKRKEAIEKTNEAVEKNYKAHDDYAKAYKNSLDKEKDLFEYIVKSNGQANQSQIDEKTKAIDDSYKDVNKKIKAYSKTRDERGKQMEAAQQIK from the coding sequence ATGAAAGTTAATAAAACATTAGGTTTAGTGATTGCATCCTCTCTATTATTAGGCGCTTGTACAACAGACAGCCATGACATTAAAGAGTACAACAAGACACTTAAACAAGCAGTTGAAAAAGAAAATACAGCCGTAAAAGTCGGCGAAAAATTGAATAAACTTACTAATGAAAAAAATGATTTAGCTAAGAAGATTAATGGTAAAGATACAAGTAAGGTAGTAGATACATCTAAGAAAATTGTTAATAATATCAATCAACGCGAAGATGAGTTCAAAAAAGAAGAACAAGCTTTTGATGCATCTGAGAAAAAATTCGAAGAGGCTAAAAAGAAAACAAAAGATCTTCGAAACAAAAAACGTAAAGAAGCAATTGAAAAAACAAATGAAGCCGTTGAGAAAAACTATAAAGCACATGATGATTATGCAAAAGCATATAAAAACAGCTTAGATAAAGAAAAAGATTTATTTGAATACATCGTAAAATCAAACGGACAAGCAAATCAATCACAAATTGATGAGAAAACAAAAGCAATTGACGATTCATACAAAGACGTAAACAAAAAAATCAAAGCTTACAGCAAGACACGTGATGAACGCGGAAAACAAATGGAAGCAGCACAACAGATTAAGTAA
- the pdhA gene encoding pyruvate dehydrogenase (acetyl-transferring) E1 component subunit alpha gives MAPKLQAQFDAEQVLKDTEAQFKMVQVLDEKGNVVNEDLVPDLTDEQLVELMERMVWTRVLDQRSVSLNRQGRLGFYAPTAGQEASQLASQYALEKEDWILPGYRDVPQIIWHGLPLTEAFLFSRGHYKGNQFPEGVNAFSPQIIIGAQYIQTAGVALGLKKRGKKAVAITYTGDGGSSQGDFYEGINFASAYKVPAIFVIQNNNYAISTPRSKQTAALTLAQKAIAVGIPGIQVDGMDPLAVYQATKEARDRAVNGEGPTLIETMTYRYGPHTMAGDDPTRYRTSDEDSDWEKKDPLVRFRAFLEAKGLWNEEKENEVIERAKDEIKTAIKAADKVEKQTVTDLMEIMYDEMPQNLKEQYEIYKEKESK, from the coding sequence ATGGCTCCGAAGTTACAAGCCCAATTCGACGCTGAGCAAGTATTGAAAGATACTGAAGCACAATTTAAGATGGTCCAAGTATTGGACGAAAAAGGTAATGTAGTGAACGAAGACTTAGTACCAGATTTAACTGATGAACAATTAGTTGAGTTGATGGAAAGAATGGTTTGGACACGTGTTCTAGACCAACGTTCAGTTTCTTTAAACAGACAAGGACGTTTAGGTTTCTACGCTCCAACTGCTGGTCAAGAAGCATCACAACTTGCATCTCAATATGCACTTGAAAAAGAAGACTGGATTTTACCAGGATATCGTGATGTTCCTCAAATTATTTGGCATGGTTTACCATTAACAGAAGCTTTCTTATTCTCAAGAGGGCACTATAAAGGTAACCAATTCCCTGAAGGCGTTAACGCATTCAGTCCTCAAATCATCATCGGTGCACAATACATTCAAACTGCCGGTGTTGCATTAGGATTGAAAAAACGCGGTAAAAAAGCAGTAGCAATCACTTACACTGGTGACGGCGGTTCATCACAAGGTGACTTCTACGAAGGTATCAACTTCGCTTCTGCATATAAAGTGCCAGCGATCTTTGTAATTCAAAACAACAACTACGCAATCTCTACACCACGAAGCAAACAAACTGCAGCTTTAACATTAGCTCAAAAAGCAATTGCAGTAGGTATCCCTGGAATTCAAGTAGACGGTATGGACCCATTAGCTGTATATCAAGCTACTAAAGAAGCACGCGACCGTGCTGTTAATGGCGAAGGTCCTACATTAATCGAGACAATGACTTACCGTTATGGTCCGCATACAATGGCTGGGGACGACCCGACACGTTACAGAACTTCAGATGAAGATTCTGATTGGGAGAAAAAAGACCCATTAGTTCGTTTCAGAGCATTCTTAGAAGCTAAAGGCTTATGGAATGAAGAAAAAGAAAACGAAGTAATCGAACGTGCGAAAGACGAAATCAAAACTGCAATTAAAGCAGCTGATAAAGTTGAAAAACAAACTGTTACTGATTTGATGGAAATCATGTACGATGAAATGCCTCAAAATTTAAAAGAACAGTATGAAATTTACAAAGAGAAGGAGTCGAAGTAA
- the def gene encoding peptide deformylase: MITMKDIIRDGHPTLRAKAEEVKFPLSEEDRNKLLEMHEFLINSQDDEIARKYKLRSGVGIAAPQLNISKRMLAVHLPDDGNGKSYELMLINPKIVSYSVQEAYLPTGEGCLSVDEDIPGLVHRHNRITVKAKDIDGNDINLRLKGYIAIIVQHEIDHLDGIMFYDHIDKENPLQPHEDAIRLFDE, translated from the coding sequence ATGATTACAATGAAAGATATAATTCGAGACGGACATCCAACGCTTCGTGCTAAAGCAGAAGAAGTGAAATTTCCTTTATCAGAAGAAGATCGCAATAAACTATTAGAAATGCATGAATTCTTAATCAACAGTCAAGATGACGAAATTGCACGCAAATACAAACTACGTTCAGGTGTAGGTATTGCTGCACCGCAATTGAATATTTCAAAACGTATGCTTGCTGTACACTTGCCGGATGACGGCAACGGCAAATCTTACGAATTAATGCTGATTAACCCTAAAATTGTCAGCTACAGCGTTCAAGAAGCTTACCTTCCTACTGGCGAAGGCTGCTTAAGCGTAGATGAAGATATTCCAGGTTTAGTGCATCGCCATAACCGAATTACTGTCAAAGCCAAAGATATCGACGGCAATGATATTAATTTACGTCTTAAAGGCTATATCGCGATTATCGTACAACATGAAATCGATCATTTAGACGGTATCATGTTTTATGATCATATTGATAAAGAAAATCCGCTTCAACCTCACGAAGATGCCATCCGTCTTTTTGATGAATAA
- a CDS encoding UPF0223 family protein, whose product MEYQYPIDVDWSQDEMVDVIHFFNRVEDYYEREVDRDEFMNDYRNFKKVIPGKADEKNILDDFEQRSGYNSYQAVKRIKNDETRKKFSADA is encoded by the coding sequence ATGGAATATCAATACCCTATTGATGTGGATTGGTCTCAAGATGAGATGGTCGATGTCATTCACTTTTTCAATCGTGTTGAAGACTATTATGAAAGAGAAGTTGATCGCGATGAGTTTATGAATGACTATCGCAACTTTAAAAAAGTGATTCCCGGCAAAGCAGATGAAAAGAATATTTTAGATGATTTTGAACAACGCAGCGGCTATAACAGCTATCAAGCAGTCAAAAGAATCAAGAATGATGAGACACGAAAAAAATTTAGTGCCGACGCTTAA
- the lpdA gene encoding dihydrolipoyl dehydrogenase — MVVGDFPIETDTIVIGAGPGGYVAAIRAAQMGQKVTIVEKGELGGVCLNVGCIPSKALLHVSHVFQESKNSENLGIIAKDVELKYEKVQEFKKSVVNKLTGGVEGLLKGHKVEIVKGEAYFHDKNSLRVMDEKSAQTYNFKNAIIATGSRPIEIPNFKFGERVIDSTGALNLQEAPEKLVVVGGGYIGSELGTAFANFGTEVTILEGAKDILGGFEKQMTQPVKKKMKEKGMEIVTQAMAKSAEETENGVKVTYEAKGEEKTIEADYVLVTVGRRPNTDEMGLEELGLKFGERGLLEVDEQSRTSADNIYAIGDIVPGLPLAHKASYEGKIAAEAISGEKSAVDYIGMPAVCFTEPELAQVGYTEAQAKEEGLEYKASKFPYAANGRALSLNDTTGFVKLITLKEDDTLVGAQVVGAGASDIISELGLAIESGMNAEDIALTVHAHPTLGEMTMEAAEKAIGLPIHTM; from the coding sequence ATGGTAGTTGGTGATTTTCCAATTGAAACAGATACTATTGTAATCGGAGCAGGTCCTGGGGGTTATGTTGCAGCAATTCGTGCAGCACAAATGGGACAAAAAGTTACAATCGTTGAGAAAGGCGAATTAGGCGGTGTATGTCTGAACGTAGGATGTATCCCATCTAAAGCATTATTACACGTATCACACGTATTCCAAGAATCTAAAAACTCTGAGAATCTTGGTATCATCGCTAAAGATGTTGAACTTAAATATGAAAAAGTTCAAGAATTCAAAAAGTCTGTTGTTAACAAATTAACAGGCGGCGTTGAAGGCTTATTAAAAGGTCACAAAGTTGAAATTGTTAAAGGTGAAGCTTACTTCCATGACAAAAACAGCTTACGTGTAATGGACGAAAAAAGTGCTCAAACTTACAACTTCAAAAACGCAATCATCGCAACTGGTTCTAGACCGATCGAAATTCCTAATTTCAAATTCGGTGAGCGCGTAATCGACTCAACTGGTGCTTTAAACTTACAAGAAGCGCCTGAGAAATTAGTAGTTGTAGGCGGCGGTTACATTGGTTCTGAATTAGGTACAGCATTTGCGAACTTCGGTACAGAAGTTACAATTTTAGAAGGTGCTAAAGATATCTTAGGCGGCTTCGAAAAACAAATGACGCAACCTGTTAAGAAAAAAATGAAAGAAAAAGGCATGGAAATCGTTACTCAAGCGATGGCTAAATCTGCTGAAGAAACTGAAAACGGCGTTAAAGTTACTTACGAAGCAAAAGGCGAAGAAAAAACAATCGAAGCTGACTACGTATTAGTAACAGTAGGTCGTCGTCCAAACACTGATGAAATGGGTCTTGAAGAACTTGGCCTTAAATTCGGCGAACGCGGCTTATTAGAAGTTGACGAACAAAGCCGTACATCAGCTGACAACATCTACGCTATCGGCGACATCGTTCCTGGTTTACCACTTGCACACAAAGCAAGCTATGAAGGTAAAATTGCTGCTGAAGCAATCTCAGGCGAAAAATCTGCAGTAGACTACATCGGTATGCCTGCAGTATGCTTCACTGAACCAGAATTAGCACAAGTAGGTTACACTGAAGCGCAAGCGAAAGAAGAAGGTTTAGAATACAAAGCTTCTAAATTCCCTTACGCAGCAAACGGCCGTGCTTTATCATTAAACGATACAACTGGATTCGTTAAATTGATTACTCTTAAAGAAGATGACACATTAGTAGGTGCACAAGTTGTAGGTGCAGGTGCTTCTGACATCATCTCTGAATTAGGTTTAGCAATTGAATCTGGTATGAATGCTGAAGATATCGCATTAACAGTTCATGCTCACCCAACTTTAGGTGAAATGACTATGGAAGCTGCTGAAAAAGCAATCGGATTACCAATCCACACTATGTAA
- a CDS encoding alpha-ketoacid dehydrogenase subunit beta, with product MAQMTMVQAINNALKTELQNDENVLLFGEDVGVNGGVFRVTEGLQKEFGEDRVFDTPLAESGIGGLALGLTVEGYRPVMEIQFLGFVFEVFDSVAGQIARTRFRSGNTKEAPVTIRAPFGGGVHTPELHADNLEGILAQSPGLTVVIPSNPYDAKGLLISAIRSNDPVVYLEHMKLYRSFREEVPEEEYEIELGKAKVKREGNDITLIAYGAMVQEALKAAEDLEKDGVSAEVIDLRTVQPIDFDTLVASVEKTGRAVMVQEAQRQAGVGAQVVAELSERTILSLEAPIARVAAADTVYPFTEAENVWLPNKNDIVEKAKATLNF from the coding sequence ATGGCACAAATGACAATGGTACAAGCGATTAACAACGCACTTAAAACTGAACTTCAAAACGACGAAAATGTTTTGCTTTTTGGTGAAGATGTTGGTGTTAACGGTGGTGTATTCCGTGTAACGGAAGGTTTACAAAAAGAATTCGGTGAAGATCGAGTATTCGATACTCCGCTTGCTGAATCAGGAATCGGCGGTTTAGCACTTGGATTAACTGTTGAAGGTTACCGTCCAGTAATGGAAATCCAATTCTTAGGATTCGTATTCGAAGTATTTGACTCTGTTGCAGGTCAAATCGCTCGTACAAGATTCCGTTCAGGCAACACAAAAGAAGCACCAGTTACAATCCGTGCACCATTCGGCGGCGGTGTGCATACACCTGAATTACACGCAGATAACTTAGAAGGTATCTTGGCACAATCTCCAGGATTAACTGTAGTTATCCCATCAAACCCATATGATGCAAAAGGATTATTAATTTCTGCAATCAGAAGCAACGACCCTGTTGTTTATTTAGAACACATGAAATTATACCGTTCATTCCGTGAAGAAGTTCCTGAAGAGGAATATGAAATTGAACTTGGCAAAGCAAAAGTTAAACGCGAAGGTAACGACATTACATTAATCGCGTACGGCGCTATGGTTCAAGAAGCATTAAAAGCAGCGGAAGACCTTGAAAAAGACGGTGTATCTGCAGAAGTTATCGACTTACGTACAGTACAACCGATCGACTTTGACACTTTAGTAGCTTCAGTTGAAAAAACAGGCCGTGCAGTGATGGTTCAAGAAGCACAACGCCAAGCTGGTGTAGGTGCGCAAGTAGTTGCTGAACTTTCAGAACGCACAATCCTTTCATTAGAAGCTCCGATTGCTCGTGTAGCAGCAGCTGACACTGTTTATCCGTTCACTGAAGCGGAAAACGTTTGGTTGCCAAACAAAAACGACATCGTTGAAAAAGCTAAAGCGACTTTAAACTTCTAA
- a CDS encoding PotD/PotF family extracellular solute-binding protein: MNRMLQLVIGALVIGLLCLGVSKWYSSEDDQKSGKKIYVYNWGEYIDPELIQKFEKETGIQVVYETFDSNEAMEAKIRNGGTHYDVAFPSEYTVQKMKKDHLLVPLDHQQLPNMKYLGKNYMNMAYDRNNRYSIPYFFGTVGIIYNKEAYPKEDFSSWRSLYNPKFKNDIILVDGAREIMGLSLNKLGYSLNDTNPKHLNEAEADLAHLAPQVKGIVGDEITMMLEQHEANIAVVWSGTAAPIVQENPEFDYIVPKEGSNLWFDTMVIPKTAQNKEGAHQFINFLLDPKNSKQNTEWVGYATPNKAAAKLLPKEIRTDQRFYPSKETQNRLEVYKDLGKDILSDYNEHFLNFKMSLQ, from the coding sequence ATGAATCGAATGCTACAACTGGTTATCGGTGCATTGGTTATCGGATTGCTATGCCTTGGTGTAAGTAAATGGTATAGTTCAGAGGATGACCAAAAGTCAGGCAAGAAGATTTATGTTTATAACTGGGGAGAATATATTGATCCTGAGTTGATTCAAAAGTTTGAGAAAGAAACAGGCATTCAAGTAGTTTATGAAACCTTTGATTCCAATGAAGCAATGGAAGCTAAAATTCGCAACGGCGGAACGCATTACGATGTCGCTTTCCCAAGTGAGTACACTGTACAAAAGATGAAAAAGGATCATTTGCTGGTACCTTTAGATCATCAACAGCTGCCAAACATGAAATATTTGGGTAAAAATTATATGAATATGGCCTATGATCGAAATAATCGTTATTCTATTCCATATTTCTTTGGTACAGTGGGTATTATTTATAATAAAGAAGCTTATCCAAAGGAAGATTTTTCATCTTGGAGAAGTTTATATAATCCTAAGTTTAAAAATGATATTATATTAGTGGATGGTGCGCGTGAAATCATGGGATTGAGTTTGAATAAGCTCGGTTATAGTTTGAATGATACCAATCCGAAGCATTTAAACGAAGCTGAAGCGGATTTAGCTCACTTAGCACCGCAAGTCAAAGGTATTGTCGGTGATGAGATAACGATGATGTTAGAACAGCATGAAGCGAATATCGCAGTAGTATGGAGCGGTACCGCAGCACCTATCGTACAAGAAAATCCTGAATTTGATTATATTGTGCCTAAAGAGGGCTCTAATTTGTGGTTCGATACGATGGTAATACCGAAAACTGCACAAAATAAAGAGGGTGCACATCAATTTATTAATTTCTTATTGGACCCTAAAAACAGTAAGCAGAATACTGAATGGGTAGGTTATGCGACACCGAATAAGGCTGCCGCAAAACTATTGCCTAAAGAAATCAGAACGGATCAGCGTTTTTATCCTTCGAAAGAAACACAAAATAGGCTTGAAGTGTACAAGGATTTGGGTAAAGATATTTTAAGTGATTATAATGAACATTTTCTGAATTTCAAAATGTCATTACAATAA
- a CDS encoding ABC transporter permease, translating to MTWYGKLYLGLLVIGLYIPILFLMVYSFNSGGNMIHFEGFTLEHYQTLFQNDRLMSILFNTIAVALLAAALSTVIGTFGAIALYHLRHKRMKLTFLTLNNVLLVSSDVVIGASFLIMFTAIGHFTGMGLGFWTVLISHIAFCIPIVVIIVLPQLYEMNQNMFTAAKDLGATDWQVLNRVMIPNLMPAIIAGFFMALTYSLDDFTVSFFVTGNGFSVLSVEVYAMARKGISMEINAISTLIFGVIMIGIIGYYTIQRSTKRHSALKRGVLR from the coding sequence ATGACATGGTATGGCAAATTATATTTAGGATTACTCGTTATCGGGTTATATATCCCGATACTCTTTTTAATGGTATATTCCTTTAACTCTGGCGGCAATATGATTCATTTTGAAGGTTTTACGTTAGAACATTATCAAACGTTGTTTCAAAATGACCGTTTGATGTCGATTTTATTCAACACCATCGCAGTGGCACTTTTAGCTGCGGCGCTCTCGACAGTCATTGGTACTTTCGGTGCCATAGCATTGTATCACTTGCGCCATAAGCGTATGAAATTAACATTTTTAACATTGAATAATGTCTTGTTAGTTTCTTCTGATGTTGTTATCGGGGCATCTTTCTTAATTATGTTTACTGCGATTGGTCATTTTACAGGCATGGGCCTCGGCTTTTGGACTGTATTGATTTCGCATATTGCATTTTGTATTCCGATTGTGGTCATTATCGTCTTGCCGCAATTGTATGAGATGAACCAGAATATGTTTACGGCTGCTAAAGATTTAGGGGCCACAGATTGGCAAGTCTTGAATCGTGTTATGATTCCGAATTTGATGCCGGCAATTATTGCAGGGTTCTTTATGGCTTTGACATATTCATTAGATGACTTTACTGTCAGTTTCTTTGTGACGGGGAACGGCTTCAGTGTTTTATCTGTAGAAGTCTATGCGATGGCGCGTAAAGGTATCAGTATGGAAATCAATGCGATTTCTACTTTGATCTTCGGTGTGATTATGATTGGTATTATCGGTTACTATACGATTCAACGCTCCACTAAACGCCATAGTGCATTGAAACGAGGTGTGCTGCGATGA
- a CDS encoding ABC transporter ATP-binding protein — translation MPILSLSGVNKQYDGQPILKNISIDFEQGKFYTLLGPSGCGKTTILKIIGGFEQADSGEIAYGDKVLNKIPANQRQVNTVFQDYALFPHLNVFENVAFGLKIKKVKPAKIKEKVTEALKLVKLEGYDQRTIDEMSGGQKQRVAIARALVNEPKILLLDESLSALDLKLRTEMQYELRALQKRLGITFIFVTHDQEEALALSDYIAVIKDGKIQQLDTPLNIYDEPVNRFVADFIGESNIIEGTMVKDRVVNIYDKEIECVDMGIPKGQKIEVVIRPEDISITAPSEGLFEAVVESMLFRGVHYEINCRDKEGYAWMIQSTKKAQTGAAVGLYFEPDAIHIMVPGETEAEFDKRIESYEG, via the coding sequence ATGCCGATATTATCTTTATCAGGAGTGAATAAACAATATGATGGACAACCTATATTAAAAAATATTTCGATTGATTTCGAACAAGGAAAATTCTATACATTGCTAGGGCCTTCCGGCTGCGGCAAAACAACGATTTTAAAAATCATCGGCGGTTTTGAACAAGCGGATTCCGGTGAAATCGCATATGGAGACAAAGTACTAAATAAAATCCCAGCCAATCAGCGCCAAGTCAATACTGTCTTTCAAGACTATGCCTTATTTCCGCATTTAAATGTCTTTGAAAATGTGGCGTTCGGATTAAAAATCAAGAAAGTCAAACCAGCTAAAATTAAAGAAAAAGTAACTGAAGCATTAAAACTGGTTAAATTAGAAGGTTATGATCAGCGTACGATAGATGAAATGAGCGGCGGACAGAAACAACGTGTAGCCATTGCCCGTGCATTGGTCAATGAACCAAAAATATTATTGTTGGATGAATCACTATCAGCCTTAGATTTAAAGCTGCGTACAGAGATGCAGTATGAATTGCGTGCCTTGCAGAAGCGCTTGGGGATTACATTTATATTTGTGACTCATGACCAAGAAGAAGCACTGGCTTTAAGCGACTATATTGCGGTGATTAAAGACGGCAAAATTCAACAGCTGGATACACCGTTAAATATCTATGACGAACCTGTAAATCGTTTTGTGGCTGATTTTATCGGCGAATCAAATATTATTGAAGGTACAATGGTGAAGGATCGTGTGGTTAATATCTATGATAAAGAGATAGAGTGTGTGGATATGGGTATTCCTAAAGGACAAAAGATAGAAGTTGTGATTCGTCCGGAAGATATCTCGATTACAGCGCCAAGCGAGGGGCTGTTTGAAGCGGTCGTCGAATCAATGCTCTTTAGAGGTGTGCATTATGAAATCAATTGTCGAGATAAAGAAGGCTATGCATGGATGATTCAATCGACAAAGAAAGCACAAACAGGTGCGGCTGTCGGCTTATACTTTGAACCTGATGCGATTCATATTATGGTGCCGGGTGAAACGGAAGCAGAATTTGACAAACGTATTGAAAGCTATGAGGGCTAG